The Pectobacterium sp. A5351 genome contains the following window.
ATGAGCTGCCGATAGCGATCTTCCCATGCGTGGCAGGTATCGAAGCGCGCCAGCAGATCGGCGACGGTGATGGCGTGGCCAAAAGGATGCGTGTGGTCAAAAGGATGCATCGTGTCGGTGGTTTCGGTCATGGTTTAGTCGATCAGTAATTCAAGGGCGTTGCCCACTGCGGCTGTCAGCGCAGCAACATCTTGTTGGTTATTGTATGGGGCGAATGAGGCACGGAGTGTGCCGCTGACACCGAGCGCGTCCATCAACGGCATTGCGCAGTGATGCCCGGCACGCAGCGCAATGCCGCTTTCGGCTAACAGCGTCACTAAATCGCTGTGGTGCACATCGGCAATATCAAAGGACAGTACGCTGGACTGCGGGCTACGGAAGCTACGAAAGCCGGGGAACTGCGCCAGATGTGTTTCGGCAAGCTGCGCCAGGCGCTGGCTGTGCTGTTCCGCGGCGTGCCACTCCTGCTCGCTTAGCCAGTCTAACGCCGCAGACAGGCCAAGCACGCCGGCAATGTGTGGCGTTCCTGCCTCAAACCGCTGTGGAATCGCCCGAGGCTTGAAGCCGTCAAAGGACACCTGCGTCATCATTTTTCCGCCGCCTTGCCACGGTATCATGCTTTCCAGCAAGGCGGTTTTGCCGTACAGCACACCAATCCCGGTTGGGGCATACAGCTTGTGTCCGGAAAACGCATAGAAATCAATATCCAACGCCTGTACATCCGGCGGACAGTGAACAATGCCCTGCGCGCCATCAACCATCACTACCGCACCATAGCGGTGGGCCAGCGCAATCGCGCGCGCTAGGTCGGGCTGTCCGCCCGTCACGTTTGACATTTGCCCCAATGCCAGCAGCCGGGTTTTGGGGGTGAGCCGTGTGGCTAGCTGCTCAACATCCGGTAAGAAGTCCGCGCCTATCGGTAACTTCACCACCTTTGCGCCGGTTTGCTGCGCCACCATTAGCCACGGAATGAGGTTAGCGTGATGTTCCGCCTCACTCACCACGATTTCATCGCCCGGTTGAAGGCGAGGACGGGCATAGCTCTGCGCAACCAGATTGATTGCTTCCGTTGTGCCTCTGGTCCAGACAATCGAACGTGGATCGTCCGCGCGGAGTAACGTAGCGACCTGCTCTCGAGCGCCTTCAAAGCGCTGGGTCAACGCCTGCGCACCGCGATGCTGGCTACGGTGTACCGTACCACTCTCACTGCAATAGAACGCTTGAACCGCATCAATGACAGCCTGTGGTTTCAGCGCGGTCGCGGCGCTATCAAGATACACCGTCGAATGCTGAAGGGCGGGGAACTGTTGGCGAAAGGTGGCGGGGTTAAACGGTGTCATGAGCATCCTCTTTTGGAGGGCCGATCCTGTCCCATTTTGTCGAGAGAGACAAGTTT
Protein-coding sequences here:
- the csdA gene encoding cysteine desulfurase CsdA, whose product is MTPFNPATFRQQFPALQHSTVYLDSAATALKPQAVIDAVQAFYCSESGTVHRSQHRGAQALTQRFEGAREQVATLLRADDPRSIVWTRGTTEAINLVAQSYARPRLQPGDEIVVSEAEHHANLIPWLMVAQQTGAKVVKLPIGADFLPDVEQLATRLTPKTRLLALGQMSNVTGGQPDLARAIALAHRYGAVVMVDGAQGIVHCPPDVQALDIDFYAFSGHKLYAPTGIGVLYGKTALLESMIPWQGGGKMMTQVSFDGFKPRAIPQRFEAGTPHIAGVLGLSAALDWLSEQEWHAAEQHSQRLAQLAETHLAQFPGFRSFRSPQSSVLSFDIADVHHSDLVTLLAESGIALRAGHHCAMPLMDALGVSGTLRASFAPYNNQQDVAALTAAVGNALELLID